The proteins below come from a single Mangifera indica cultivar Alphonso chromosome 16, CATAS_Mindica_2.1, whole genome shotgun sequence genomic window:
- the LOC123199444 gene encoding uncharacterized protein LOC123199444 — MHSKRQSKGSTDFDFWGADKSSCVEHSRDEFRFEEQVGDGYGDFSPPLWKGIDLRISAYESSPLLPYNHRYSNLSPRTRSQAIAEGRKELMDMIHNMPEWSYELSLKDIVDEQQTQQEVRRETLTDEGSCCFKNEGETKKLQKKNKKRSTKSGEILRSESMEKETFLIKMFFPISFGSKKKTNVRNRSKVSPRSSFDISENQPDKEQWIRRSSLAGENKLNIARHFSSSNSSTSSKHSICNSSTNRQAESNFSSGCWPIFHTKRNKNRRLRGCIF, encoded by the exons ATGCATAGCAAGCGTCAAAGTAAAGGAAGTACTGATTTTGACTTCTGGGGTGCAGATAAAAGTTCATGTGTTGAGCATAGTAGAGATGAGTTTCGTTTTGAAGAACAGGTTGGAGACGGATATGGTGATTTCTCCCCTCCTTTGTGGAAGGGAATTGATTTGAGAATCAGTGCATATGAATCTTCTCCTTTGCTTCCTTACAACCATCGATACAGTAACCTGTCACCACGGACACGGTCACAGGCAATTGCAGAAGGCAGGAAGGAACTCATGGACATGATTCATAACATGCCAGAGTGGAGTTATGAACTCTCATTGAAAGATATCGTTGATGAGCAACAAACACAGCAAGAGGTCAGGCGTGAGACTCTGACTGATGAGGGAAGTTGCTGCTTCAAGAATGAAGGTGAAACCAAGAAGCTgcagaagaagaacaagaagagaaGCACAAAGTCAGGTGAGATTTTGAGGAGTGAAAGTATGGAGAAGGAAACTTTCTTGATCAAGATGTTCTTTCCAATATCTTTTGgttcaaaaaagaaaacaaacgtcagAAATCGGTCTAAGGTTTCTCCAAGATCATCATTTGACATATCTGAAAATCAACCTGATAAAGAACAGTGGATCAGGAGAAGCTCTCTGGCAGGAGAGAATAAACTGAATATTGCCAGGCATTTCAGCAGCAGCAACAGTAGCACAAGCAGTAAACACAGCATCTGCAACAGTAGCACAAACAG GCAAGCTGAGAGCAATTTTTCATCGGGTTGCTGGCCCATTTTTCATACCAAGAGGAACAAAAACCGGAGACTGAGAGGATGCATCTTCTGA